The nucleotide window ttttcaaagattttgaaacaccctcaaaattttgagttatattGAAAAAACAGTTTAGTATCtttaactcacacatttttagaccgatttcaaaattttaaacaattatgtaaacaaaaatgtatattccaaaaaattttggatgtttttataaaaagtttcgctttatttttaatttttttttttcgtaatttttcaaattcaacagtagttatttaattttttttgttgaaagatCTTTACTGGGAAAAAGAACTTTCGGTTCATACAGCTGttcaagatttttaattttagtttaacaaaaacaaaagatatgtatgtatatcacgATTTGATATGCTTAATTTAAAGAAACGAAtattgcttttatatttatttaactcaCCTAAAAAGTTGTCGAAGATACATATAATCTGGCTGCTCATCAAATCTTAAACTGCGACAATAATTCAAATACATTGAAAATTCTGCTGGGAATCCTTTGCATAAAACTTCTATGGGAGTAGACATctttttttccgaaattttttcatatttttggtttttgttgttggCTTTCATTCCTTGCCAGGGTAAAACACCGCGGTTAAAATACATCATAACATATCCCAATGATTCCATATCATCTCTCCGAGACTGTTCAATACCTAGATGAGCATTGATAGATGCATAACGAGCTGTTCCTGTCAAATTTTTGTCTTCACGGTATTGAATGTGAAGTCGGCTTGTAGGATCTCGATATTTTTTAGCCAaaccaaaatcaattaaaaataacttgTTACAATGGCGCCCAATTCCCATTAGAAAGTTATCTGGCTTAATATCCCGATGTATAAAACACTTCATATGAATATATTCTAAACGTCCAATCATCTGATCTACCAACATTAAAACAGTTTTAATAGTAAAGTGGCGAGTGCAGAAATTGAACAGGTCTTCCAATGACGGTCCAAGAAGATCCATTACAagaatattaaagtttttttcctTGCCATGATGACGAATTCTAGGTATTCCTACACCACCATTAAGAATACGATATAATTTCGCTTCGTACTGGAGCTGGGGATGGCGAGCTGAAGTGCTTTCCATTTTAATGGCTACTTCTTCTCCACTCTGAATACTTATACCGAGATAAATATCTCCGAATGAGCCACTTCCTAAAATAAAATGGAtctaattttttactttattattaattatattaatttgaattacCTATTTTTCGACTTAATCTGTACTTTCCGCCCACAGTAGCATCGGACCGAATCTTCATCGGATTAAATTTATCCATATTGGAATATCCAccaatttattatataaaacaaactaaaaagaaaaaatatatatatttaatattctagttTAAACTGAAATAACTTTATGAtcactaattttgaatatattagtgcaaagaaaattattgaagctttttttagttattgttaaattttttaactatttgagtttagtgcttatttctacactaccactcaattgatttatagttaaaaaaatatatctatcactaaaaaatattagtgataaaaatatatgtaagcttcactaccactaatagggggtcagacggcatgtattgcttgtgtattgggaccagggtttcgatattcagctctagcaacatatttcttacttttgactatgcaataaatatgcaattatctcatttcatcacaatcaactaatataaatattcatactgttcgttcgtattactattaaaattgcaatgctagtctgcaatttttagtagcaaacacaatccattgcaTATCCACAAAAATACatgttcgtgctttagtagcacacacatttttttgtcgtgctaatattgcacgccattcgttttattttgttgtgctggcaaacttttctagcaacagtacacatttctttggttgtgctatagcacaattgacatttcttCAATTGATGCTATTAGTTGCTGTTATTGCTAAGTGTataacaacatatcagtaaacacacccaatgcacagttgggcagaatcaaaattttttggaaataaatctgtcatttctaaacggctgatccgatcaggataaaatttgacgcggccgtagccaaggagtactccaggttaaattattaaaatgggaccTACAAATTCCCCAAGTgaggcgctatgggggctcaaagtagggtacctttggcatgtaatatatttaaacacgtgccatttttttgtttcccattcgatttcaatgGGTTTTATACGtttggaaagcgctcgcctaggtcttgaaaaaacatgcttgcgtgtgctatttatctcttataattaccgagttataagcatttcaaaattgaaattttaaaattttgccataccttggtccgcttttttaaaaatataggtcgtagttttgtaccgaacgggctcgaattttttttgttagttagacaactaaattatcagtaatatacaaaagatttcagagtaatatcgattatagatccaaaaataaacgattttcaatttaagaattcaaaaaatagtagatttttgctgttttttggacgaaaaggtgaattaactgattttttattaaaaaaaaactttctttaagaacatataccaattttatgtttttctgtaaggtagctttacagagaacattttggtataaaaaacatgtcctatttttcgaacatgtcccCTACGTCCTTaggattttgacctatttttttatcaaaatttcaacatgtcacatgttctaaaatcccaaagctgggatcaaaaaacggaaagcagctttagaaaccctgatgtgttccctatttatccccaaagtagtTTTCCAGCCCCGAGGGAAATGTAGACcctatggttaaaattgtaaaaataccatttttgctattttcgcttaaagaattgttttttaagaattgtgggattccttttgtccttttgataagtttttttacactttgtaatttggaatgacaaatttaaacgttgaaatttttgtatgaatccaggaaccaacgttaaaaaaattatcaaaattggcttaataatttcaaatataatgtattttcccgattatcccctttttggtaccttttttatccccattgaggtggtacaattttattcaaataaatttctgtaacgtggtgggagctcataataaaatattcgtatgtctatgtcaaataatagaaaaatatattttatgaaaaagtactaaaaataaacacaatttttatcccttaaggtttcgaatttccaaaaagtaccaaacatatattttttattttttgataagtaaagaatacgatttaaaatttgattctatgtttattggtttaaaagatacatagggtgccaaaaaagtactaaaatacagtttttacccgttttctcccctaaaagtttcgaatttcgaaaaagtacgaaacacccgtcagcttattttttgaatagagtaacatgcaattttaagtttttttgtacctttattagtttttaagatataaggttaccgaatttacccgtttttacccttttttaccccctaaacgttcgaatttccaaaagtcCCTTCTTATCGtgtcgttttggggagggaggaacccacaattaaaatttcatgattctagcttcagccgtttgggctgtgcgatgatgaatcagtcagtcagtgagtcagtaacgttactcttttatatacatatatagattagagtaacttcgggtattgtggactatgtgtctaatgtggaccagtgtctattttcagaaactattgaaggtatgataaaactgatttgtcgtacattttacaatttgtttgaaacgacaattgcacatttgctttcatgagtaattgatatattggctttttattcttgtattgaaattaatgcgcgtgctcaacatttttttcggctcaagtaagaaacaaaatttggtacagttacttggtagaacttaatgtttggttgttttatatagttaaagtggatacgtagttttgcatatatttggtaagaatttaagcacatttagattattatgtaaaaataattttttaccactgtaacccaagttcgtgtaatgtggaccacttaaattacttgattatgtactactggtccatattacccgacaataactatgtactttgtaagtaatctatctaagccaagaacgcgacttttttgtttgtattaataaaaatatattgaaattaaattttttaatcattcattattagctggttcatgaattttatgtattaaatgctagtccacattaccctcatatagtggtccatattaccctccaatttttataatgctggtttttgggttccttacaatattttcacataaattttttatcctttgacggaaaaaattttcaactgcaaaaacaattagagaatacattatctaatttattgcttcacaacttttttaatatccatatatactgtggccaaaattaagaaaaaacaaaacggtagtccacattacccgaagttactctacatatttattgagtttctaaaactaaaatttgtatcaacattttaataggattgcaaatacatattattaacaatttgatccacatttattccgaacatttttttagtttagatatgttaatttttagtcttacaaaaaaattcaagtcaatatctcaattatattcaaaaatatttacactaatgaataatcgttatttcgtattacatacttgacaataaaataactagcagcatcctaatagccaaaaaacaagaaatatcaatgcaactatagcagagcaaccaaagaaatgtaaattgctgccagagaaaattgctagcacaacaaaacaaaaacgaatgctgacgcgcaatattagttcggcaaaaaagtgtgtatgctaCTATAGcacgaatatatattttggttgttgtgctacaataacgagttgacaactggttgtatctgctactagaaattgcaaactaacattgcaatttgtacagtaatatatgaatagtaacagcaatttatattagcagagttatacaaaattataatagtaactatatttttagtatgcagatgataaaaatgtatatttactgcaattgagggctaatatagtagcaattgtaaaccctgattgggacatgtattcgatacatatgaaattccatgtgtatgtcaaaattcacgttatatatacgattcataatttccacgttcaaacgtacatatgtaattgcatgtgacataacctctataagtttatatgtttattgtttttaacaatatatttatttaaaacatttttaaatcacaataaatatatttaatgcaatgaaacttattttattatgatttttctttactcgcttttgttttttttattttgtactcacacagtgttgtatttcaaaatacaacactgttatacacacgaaaatagaacatgctctaattgccaaaaatgtcacgagtaatacacatgtattttacaacgtttcatatggatcacacggtatgtatatgtttacatgtggaaaaatgtcccaatacatggcacaaaacacaagcaatacatgccgtctgaccgtTAAGACCAATTAACAAATGTCAGAAAacctaaaagaaaaattaaacaaataagtatttaaacttaatatagtgtagataattgaatagtgaagtctttacttatttatgtaaacaataaatattttgttaaaaagcttagaatatgttgatatttaaatataaaaacaagctttgaaaGTTGTttgaaccaaaaagcgaaaaaaaaaaattatcagctgtctGACTgtctccaccttgtataaattcgccttgatgtacgttctctattttcattttacatgTTCATTCTTATATTAGTATTACTTTCAACTTTGTATTTTAGTCTTAATATAAAACTCTGATAATAAACTTCAAAAAGGTTGCAGTGTTcgcggaaaatttaaaaatatcaaattgagAAGCTTCGACTCCTGGTCTATCCAAATGCGTAGTGTGCTGGTGCACAGCGGCTATTGGAAGACAGTTAGTGGTGAGCTAAGAGAGGTAGCTGGTATGGAAGCTGCTTGAGAAAATTAAGTGTGACGATGAAAAGGCGTTGGCCACTATTTGTCACAGCGTGAAGCCGACACAGTTGAACTATGTTAAGAATTGTACGACGTCGTGTGAAGCGTGGCAGAAGTTACAGGAGGTATACAGACCACTGGGACCTATACAGAAGGTGACGCTCTACAAGAAATTGCTAAATTTATCTATGGTTGCAGACGGGGACATGTTGCAGACAGAGACAGTTTGCCCAGTTTGATTTCTCAGAAGCACAAACTTCTAGAAGAAGGTGAGAGGAGAAAGAACGAGAAAATAGACGTTACAAATCAAAAGGCGTTTGGTATTCGTACGAAAAATGAACGACGATGTGAAAGAGAATCACGAGGTAGCAACAAACAGAAATTGAAGGGGAAATGTTTTGTGTGTGGTAAAGCCGGTTACTATGCGAATAAGTGTGAGATGAAGAAACAACAAACGGAACAAAAACAATCGTTTTCTATTTTAGCAGTAGCTGATACGTTGCAGAAAGAACGGTGGTATGTTGACAGCGGCGCAACGGCGCACATTGGTTGAAGTTCATACAACAAGCGGTTAAAATTGAAGAAGTTGTCCAAGGACAATGAAACTTGGCAcataggcattttttgtttgaatcaagaaaaaatttaaaaatcaaaatgatccgcccatacaaagtgaaaattaaattttgacctacggcattgatttttggcacatagcatttttaaaaatcatttgtgtgaaatttgaaaaatatccgcccacatttacgcccacttcccatacaacttgtattgaaaaagtttcataactcccttgatttttaatgcatcaactcaattttctcaaaaaataaatattataattgtagaatgggctcctgaaaatatatacctgatccgcccacttttacgcccacttcccatacaacttgtattataaaattactatttttaaactCTTGctcaattcaattttttttattatcaatgCATTTATTCAATTATGTTTGACTGTAAATTCGatctctttttaaatatttaactcaTTTACATATTGTTTCTCAATAATTATATTGTCACTCATTACactcattattttattattattgtttacatatATACAATTGATGCTCAATGagcttttgtttttctttgtctCATTCTTTTACTTTCGTAATAACTCAAGTTATCAATCAACTCTCATTTACTTCTTAAAATACCGTTAATcctgtattattttattgatttattttgaagcttatctataaatattttttgaaataaaattcattcgctTATGAACTGTCCACTGGTAAAGTTGACCAAATTAAAAAGCggcgtttttttaaataataaaaaataatactaaagagGACAGATTAAGACCTTTATAGTTCGATTTGTccctttaaacaaataaataaagagtattACCCAGCTTTGACTTTGATCGACTGGCTTGGGTttacttaataattttagtataaacaagtaagagtgctatattcggctatgccgaatcttatatacccttcacctttgttgtggatgcattattattttttataattagtatatatgtatgtacattgaccactttcagcgtacagcatccaaaatttatcaagaacacaaaaaacaacaacaacgccaaacgaaacaaaacaccaaaagaaaaacaaaatacgcaagccaatgaaaccaacacacatccaaacatacgtttaattgtataaaaaacaacaacaccaaaagaaacaaaacacaaaagaaaaacaaaatacgcaaagcatgcacatccaaacatacgatttgttgcttttttgttaaaaaaaaccaacacacaaccaaacaaacgtttagttgtataaaaaacaacaacaacgccaaaagaaacaaaacacaaaaaaaaacaaaatacgcaaagcatgcacatccaagcatacgttttgttgcttttttgtcaaagcatgcaatacattatgttttttgataaaattttcagaggttgtctcggatttttgctcatatctctgttatttatggacggattttgctgattttaaatagcaaaattctcgaaagtatgtctgacagaattgttgaagatttggatcccggagatatctggggccttcagaaaattgatttcaacagacagaaggacatggcttaatcgactccgctatctataaggatccagaatatatataatttatagggtcggaaatgaaaaatgtagaaattacaaacggaatgacaaacttatatatacccttctcacgaaggtgaagggtataaaaataataaaataacaaaacacccAGGAAAGGAGATAAATTTCTCCTTTCTACAACTAAAGAATTGTTGCAACAACAACATGCATGaacgaaaattcatgttttgttactttatcactattactacgtttatacggacggcttattcgcaaataaaactATTGcatatagaaaaaatttccgCATAAactgtgaattaattttttatttgcgaatagctaactcgcgaaaacaattcctgattaacgacactggcccataatcatagtcaaacactaaagtcggttctttttaaaaacaactttaaattaaaaacccgctttatattatttcccaactatagtcaaattaaagtatgttttaaattgaaccgactttaactgggtgtcacctcaaatgtagaaaatgttttcatacaatatacaacgaaatacagacaagtggcaccgctgaacagctgacatagaaaattaaaacaaaaaccaaaaaaggtaaacaataaaagtaactgggacaactaaagaaaaaaagttttttgtggtggaaaaatggaaaagataagattaatatcatatttagaatattttggtactaattttattgataactgttcaataattgcaaaatctctcccaaattcttgtaacttaattttttttactttttgccgttcttttttacatggcgaagaacaactgatgctgttgttaaatgagttaataacagcttcagcttgttttatatttacagtcgactttaacgtcaaaaatatactttaacttgtctatggtagacctaaagtccactcttaagtaaagacgactttatttctattaaaatatactttatttctgactatgattatgggccactatttgcaaataagattttaagcattgccatatgttttaacgtttttagtttattaagacgtttttaaaatatttcattgtgtttttgtattaattggattgcaagacaaatatgtattttagattataccatttttcatttaaaaaaataaaaaatgtatattttgttcAGAAACATTACTACCAAATTATTAAAGTCTACCATCCGGcatcacataaaaacaaaaattttccgacttataaacagtgagttagttaattgcaaataatttttatttgcgaataggctacgtataaacgtagtatatatcactttatagtttttactgTTATTTTTTGGAAAGGAGCAGGTAGGAgcagctgaatttttttttaacttttagttgagacttcaagctgtaatttgacatctttcgttaaacagcgttaaaaagatgcagtccactgaacattgaaattttgatgttgtttatattttgttctacgaaattttttatatggcactttttccaactttttttaatgcaaatctcatctatggcaattgtcatttacgaaaatatacaacaaagtcaaatgataagtttactgtgattgtaccaaaatattgaatatacagtaaatttgcatgccattttaaacaagcgaacatacatatatgaacttcgatcgtgtctgtccaaacaaataataaatatatcagcctAATATTACGGAATCATAATATTCAGATATTTGacaacaaaataccaaaaaattatccaaatcggcgaacatgaaaaaaattaatttcggccACTCTTCAACTAATGTGCGGCGCATATGTGTAATAGTCGCAACATGTTTATGAATTTTGAGCAACATGATGAGATGATATCGTTAGCTGGCAACAAACATGTTATGGCAACAGGCAAGGGTGATGTCAAGATAGGATCGTGTAACGCTGATGTTGTTTTGAGGGATGTGTTGTATTCATCGGAATTGCAGGCATGTTTTGTTTCGATAAGTAAGGCTGTTGAACGTGACTATGTGGCTATGTTTAGCAAGAATGCTGCTTGTATAAATGACAGGAATGGTAAAATGGTGATTAAGGCTGTGaaacataataatttatttgtcgTTGAGTGTGATGTAGGTGAGCAGTTGTGCGCTACGAATTTTAAATGGCATGATCGATAGGTCATTTGAATGACAAAAGTTTGGACTTATTGTCGAGAAATAAgatggtatggtatggtattcaggcagccgtccaaaaccttAGGTATTgttcagctcacttgggtccaataaACGTTCTATCCCCCTTTGTCTAAGGGGGATGATACAACAGGGAAGTGTAAAACATGTATGTTGAGCAAAGTTCATGTTAGCCCTTTTCCTCGACAATCTACGACAACATCGAATGAGTTATTGGAACTGGTGCACACAGATGTCTGTGGAGCGATGAAGGTTCAATCTATTGGCGGATCGAGATATTTCTTAATCTTTATCGATGACAAATGGTTTGATTTATGAATCTGGTGATGCCTTTGTTAGAGGTTACGCTGACGCTGATTGGGGTAGCAGCGCTACGGAACGTAAGTCGTATACGGGATATATATTCTACCTTGGGAAATGCGTTATCTCATGGGAATCACGGAAGCAGTCTACAGTGGCTCTTAGTTCTACTGTGGCAGAATACATGATTATGTCGAGCGCGTGTAAGGAGGCAATATATCTGAAACGTTTGTTGGCTGAAATTGGTTTTGATGATAATAAATCTATTTTGATAAACGTGGACAATCAAGGCGCAATGAAATTGGCGATGAATCCGATTTTCCACAACCGTACGAAACACATTGATATTAGATATCATCATATTCGTGAGGTCGTGCGTAATTCAGAAGTTACTTTGCAGTATTGTTCAACAAATGAGATGGTAGCCGACATCCTGACGAAGAATCTTTTTAAGGCGAAACATATGTATTTTGTGAATTTAATGAATATGTcatgaatttattatattttgtataaaggATATATATGTTGAGGAGTAGTGTTGAAATATGGCAACCCTTTTATATTGCAACATGTACGTTCTCTATTTTCTTTTTACATGTTCATTCTTATATTGTAGTAACATTAGTATTTCTTTCTACTTTGTATTTTAGTCTTAATATAAAACTCTGATAATAAACTTCAACAAAagttagttaaaaatataatttttaaaataatatttagtgctagtgaaatgttgattgcacTCAACATTTACCCCCAACTctgtatattttttacgtgaaaatagcaaatttgtttgttttaaaaaaaaatcatgaaaaatcgaaaacggttgaaattgttcagatttattgcttaatCGGATAAAACGGAATTAAATgttatgtaaattaaaatttttcttgttgtttttgagTTATGACAATATAATGtgtcaaaatattgaaattttttttttatttattttcaacaaaatagcctattggccataaccggttatacatttcaactttttacttaaaaattaataaaaaaaaaattatccatagaattataaaattgtaccatttttgtacttatgCAGACCGAAACCAAACCGAACCTAATATTCGGCCAAAAAATCaaatcgcacttgatcaacaagatggtattaactcaaaattttaaaattttcattagagGTTAAAAACAgtttgtggttacattttaagataatttgaaaatccgaatacattATAGtgagcaaattccatttgaaaacatatttacgttgtttttctttaaaattttcaaatcaaaataatacctttttatgaaaatatacgatacatttctatttcaacttttgtattaacttaaaataatacctttttgttgatataaaAGTAGTCACTACATTATCATGAAAATGGTCTCATTAAATAGGGTTTTCGAGAtaaaagagtaatcggaatatgtcgaaatttttacagtagatagaaattttataaattttcagtaTACCCTCTTGATGATCAAGTGCGGAATGTactattaatttctttaaaaaaaatattttatttatagagcATGTTTCAGCTCATTTTTAGGTGCATTTGATTTCGGGTACCTGCATTTGATGGTTTGATGTACACTTGCTGGTTGACCCGTCAAGCatgcatttaatttttgattttgtgatGTTAACATAAAAAGCGGGAAttctatttcatttttatttaaaaatgtcaatatcaAGGCACCATATTCTCTTCACTCGACACACTTATCAACCAACGCTTTGATTTTACATACAACCACATTTTCACTAATATGTACTTCCTTTGCGCTTGATGAGtattttgatagtgtatggttCCCTTTAACTTTGTATACatagaaaacacgatctttctgttagagctagtttcttccTTGACAGGAATTTCCGCTAATTGGGACtgtattttcttatatttttctaaatattttactttttaatatatatttggcTGGGGAGctaattttgtttgtatgaatgtaataggaccatttattttaattatttgttttttactaAGTATAGTTTATATCTCAGGATTTTTATTACTatgtaatacatatttatattttggcctAGAATGGCTTTCTATTACAatcttgaataaataaataaactcagcttaacacgctgttataatAAACCTGAAACATACTTTGCCGggatttaaccaatgattgtgtttctcactaatggattaattttgtaagcattgccatacttttcagtcaaatcacatggacattcctcaaaatttttcatataaatattaaaattttataagaaaaagctaccgcgtacataacttttttttttgaaaattttaactttgtaaaagaaaaagtgacattaaagtatataaaatgtatataaaaaattatattgatgttaataaagcaaatcaaaagaaagagctgctgtgctaaattgtttattttatttttcatctgtttgcgctttggcattttatacttaggtttataAGTATAAACCtaagtaaataaacaataagtgagaaacacaatttttagtttaatttaggtttaaacgaagaatgtagattatcttcatcccagaaactagctcttaagCTAGGGTTACatgattgccgcaatgcaccaatctgtaacaatttttattgtgctaAATTGGAGGAGAATAAAAcgattgtcccaatcaaattctctgcagtttCATGATTGCctcaaatttcataaatttcgtTGCAGTAAATTGTCGCACAACGATTAAGGGACAATAATTGCCGAATTGCAGTTAC belongs to Calliphora vicina chromosome 4, idCalVici1.1, whole genome shotgun sequence and includes:
- the LOC135956324 gene encoding casein kinase I, with the protein product MDKFNPMKIRSDATVGGKYRLSRKIGSGSFGDIYLGISIQSGEEVAIKMESTSARHPQLQYEAKLYRILNGGVGIPRIRHHGKEKNFNILVMDLLGPSLEDLFNFCTRHFTIKTVLMLVDQMIGRLEYIHMKCFIHRDIKPDNFLMGIGRHCNKLFLIDFGLAKKYRDPTSRLHIQYREDKNLTGTARYASINAHLGIEQSRRDDMESLGYVMMYFNRGVLPWQGMKANNKNQKYEKISEKKMSTPIEVLCKGFPAEFSMYLNYCRSLRFDEQPDYMYLRQLFRILFRTLNHQYDYIYDWTMLKQKTHQSQPNPALLLGQAETRNDREREREKEKEKASGKTMLSE